One region of Bacteroidota bacterium genomic DNA includes:
- a CDS encoding rhomboid family intramembrane serine protease gives MNIPENIPLTPVMEDHSKGTTTRHAILFPLLFVAFLWLLEGLETYFKFRPVELGIIPRTFDGLLGIFTAPFIHAGVDHLLSNSLPLIVVGTGLLYFYRSIAQRVIVMIWLFTGFWVWLGARPEPHIGASGLIYGFVVFLFFSGLLRRDTRLMAISMLVTFLYGSMVWGILPIDQSISWESHFFGSVAGLFTAIYYRKEGPQRPKSQWEIDEENGKADEPEYGPFENTNLPSQTENPPLKITYEYKEKEQNAGAEKDSRPS, from the coding sequence TTGAACATACCGGAAAATATTCCCCTCACTCCTGTAATGGAGGATCATTCAAAAGGCACTACAACCCGACATGCCATTTTGTTTCCTTTGCTTTTTGTCGCCTTTCTGTGGCTACTTGAAGGACTTGAAACTTATTTTAAATTCAGACCGGTGGAATTGGGAATTATACCGAGGACATTCGACGGACTTCTGGGTATTTTCACAGCACCCTTTATTCATGCCGGTGTAGACCATTTGCTCAGCAACTCCTTACCCTTGATCGTAGTAGGCACCGGATTATTGTATTTCTATCGTAGTATTGCCCAAAGGGTAATTGTTATGATCTGGCTGTTCACGGGATTCTGGGTTTGGTTGGGAGCCAGACCGGAACCTCATATTGGTGCCAGTGGATTAATTTACGGCTTTGTGGTATTTCTTTTTTTCAGTGGTTTACTTCGAAGAGACACAAGACTCATGGCAATTTCGATGCTGGTAACATTTCTATACGGCAGTATGGTTTGGGGAATTTTACCAATAGATCAGAGTATTTCCTGGGAATCACATTTCTTTGGTTCCGTTGCCGGATTGTTCACTGCAATTTATTATCGTAAAGAAGGTCCTCAACGTCCCAAATCTCAGTGGGAAATTGATGAAGAAAACGGAAAAGCGGATGAACCTGAATATGGTCCTTTTGAGAATACAAATTTGCCGTCGCAAACTGAGAATCCGCCTTTGAAAATCACCTATGAATACAAAGAAAAGGAACAAAATGCAGGAGCAGAAAAGGATTCCAGACCTTCCTGA
- the recG gene encoding ATP-dependent DNA helicase RecG — protein sequence MHSDFLDTSIEFLKGVGPQRAEALKKELGIFTFGDLLQHFPFRYVDRTKFYTVREVSAELPYIQLKGQIKSLLMKGDKRRKYLTGKFEDGTGSIELKWFQGAKWILSSVKLNTDYILFGKPSEFNGQFNIIHPELELASEAATSVASTLQAVYNSTEKLKAKGLDSKAILRLQKNLQLMFPSTLPETLSADILHHHHLMSRKDAYSNIHFPGNTQLQKKAEVRIKFEELFYLQLKLLSQKLLRTEKYKGFSFGTVGDYFNKFYKELLPFPLTEAQKRVIREIRQDCGTGKQMNRLLQGDVGSGKTMVALMCMLIAIDNGYQASLMAPTEILANQHAESLSSLLGELGIQIALLTGSTKTAQRRKIHEQLKNGTIQILIGTHALIEDQVQFKKLGFVVIDEQHRFGVEQRSRLWTKSHQPPHVLVMTATPIPRTLAMTLYGDLDVSVIDEMPPGRKPVKTVHRTDSHRLQVWGFLKKEIEMGRQVYVVYPLIEESEKMDLKNLQDGYDAICKDFPAPKYRVSIVHGKMKAADKDFEMQRFLRKETHIMVATSVIEVGVNVPNASVMVIENAERFGLSQLHQLRGRVGRGADQSYCILMTGNKLGNDGRLRIKTMCDTNDGFKIAETDLQLRGPGDTEGTRQSGMLDLKLADISKDQQIVMMARDAGIQLLKEDPHFQAPGNQMIREKLHMIMKRSGNWSRIS from the coding sequence ATGCATTCGGATTTCCTCGATACTTCCATTGAATTCCTCAAAGGAGTAGGTCCTCAAAGGGCTGAAGCACTCAAAAAGGAATTGGGCATCTTCACTTTTGGTGATTTGCTCCAGCATTTTCCTTTTCGATACGTCGACCGTACCAAGTTTTATACCGTCAGGGAAGTATCTGCCGAATTGCCATACATTCAGCTGAAAGGACAGATTAAAAGTCTCCTGATGAAGGGTGATAAACGAAGAAAATATCTCACCGGAAAATTCGAAGACGGAACAGGAAGTATTGAACTCAAATGGTTCCAGGGGGCAAAATGGATACTTTCTTCGGTAAAGTTGAATACGGATTATATCCTTTTTGGAAAGCCTTCTGAATTTAACGGACAATTCAACATCATTCATCCTGAGTTGGAATTAGCTTCTGAAGCCGCAACATCTGTCGCGTCTACTTTACAGGCTGTATATAATTCTACTGAAAAGCTAAAAGCAAAAGGACTTGACAGTAAAGCCATTCTTCGGTTGCAAAAAAACCTTCAGCTCATGTTTCCAAGCACTTTGCCTGAAACATTATCAGCAGATATTTTGCATCATCATCATTTGATGAGTCGAAAGGATGCCTATTCAAACATTCATTTTCCCGGAAATACTCAACTACAAAAAAAGGCGGAAGTCAGAATAAAATTTGAAGAATTGTTTTATCTGCAGTTGAAATTGCTCTCTCAGAAATTATTGCGAACAGAAAAATACAAAGGTTTTTCATTCGGAACAGTTGGCGACTATTTTAATAAATTTTATAAAGAATTGCTTCCATTTCCTCTTACTGAGGCGCAAAAGAGAGTGATCCGTGAAATACGACAGGATTGTGGCACTGGCAAGCAAATGAACCGATTGCTTCAGGGTGATGTAGGTTCGGGAAAAACAATGGTTGCACTCATGTGCATGCTCATCGCCATCGACAACGGCTACCAGGCGAGTCTCATGGCTCCGACAGAAATCCTTGCCAACCAGCATGCCGAAAGTCTTTCCTCGCTTTTGGGAGAATTGGGCATTCAGATCGCCTTACTTACCGGGTCCACAAAAACGGCTCAAAGAAGAAAAATTCATGAGCAGTTAAAAAACGGTACCATTCAGATTCTGATCGGCACACATGCGCTCATTGAAGATCAGGTCCAATTCAAAAAACTTGGATTCGTGGTTATCGATGAGCAGCATCGTTTTGGAGTAGAACAAAGATCCCGATTATGGACAAAAAGTCATCAGCCACCGCATGTTTTGGTGATGACAGCGACTCCCATTCCTCGTACACTTGCAATGACCCTTTATGGCGACCTCGATGTTTCTGTGATCGATGAAATGCCACCCGGAAGAAAACCAGTAAAAACGGTTCATCGTACGGACTCCCACCGTTTGCAGGTCTGGGGATTTTTGAAAAAGGAAATCGAAATGGGCCGACAAGTCTATGTCGTTTATCCATTGATTGAAGAATCGGAAAAGATGGATCTGAAAAATCTGCAGGATGGATACGATGCTATTTGCAAAGATTTTCCTGCACCGAAATACAGGGTCAGTATTGTCCATGGAAAAATGAAAGCTGCCGATAAGGATTTTGAAATGCAGCGCTTTCTCCGAAAGGAAACACATATCATGGTTGCTACTTCCGTAATCGAAGTTGGCGTAAATGTTCCAAATGCTTCGGTCATGGTAATCGAAAATGCAGAACGATTCGGGCTCTCACAACTTCATCAATTGCGTGGCCGCGTCGGGAGAGGAGCTGATCAATCCTATTGTATTCTAATGACCGGAAATAAACTGGGAAATGATGGCCGTCTCCGGATCAAAACCATGTGTGACACCAATGACGGTTTCAAAATTGCCGAAACGGATTTGCAGCTTCGGGGACCCGGCGATACTGAAGGTACCCGACAGAGCGGTATGCTGGATCTGAAACTTGCGGATATCTCAAAAGACCAGCAGATTGTAATGATGGCAAGGGATGCCGGAATCCAATTACTAAAAGAAGACCCTCATTTTCAGGCTCCCGGAAACCAGATGATTAGGGAAAAGCTGCATATGATCATGAAACGCTCCGGCAATTGGAGCCGCATCAGCTGA
- a CDS encoding phenylalanine--tRNA ligase subunit beta has translation MKISYNWLKEYLPVTNSVEETSYLLTHCGLEVENVEAFQSMKGGLEGLFVGEVKTCTKHPNADKLSLTTVDTGDGVLLPIVCGAPNIASGQKVIVAKVGAKLFPVSSEPFEIKKSKIRGEVSEGMICAEDEIGLGTSHAGVMVLPENTRVGMTAAEFFKVENDLVLEIGLTPNRADAASHFGVARDLHAVLMNKAIDTKQSVPDIIRPTVNQFSIDNKNLPIAVEVADAEACPRYSGITISGVKVQESPDWLKNRLKSIGVGPINNIVDITNYVLHECGQPLHAFDAAEIKGGKVIVRSAKEGEKFVTLDNVERTLVPGNLMICNAENAMCIAGVFGGIGSGIKESTTSVFLESAYFNPASVRKTSKHHGLKTDASFRFERGTDPEITIYALKRAALLIKEIAGGKISSDIVDIYPTPVKPHEINLNLDYLDRFSGDSLDKSRVKKILTALGLEIISENEKELLLRVPTYKVDVTRPVDVVEEILRVYGYNNIPIPSKLNMSLPAIVDFDRDRLINKVSDYLAGNGFNEILSNSLSKSRYTELAGWNHEENVKIMNPLSQDLEILRRNMLYTGLEAIEYNRNRKHADLQLFEFGKSYSKTETGYSETYHLSLFATGKKTEERWNGTNTALSFYFLKAYVENILAICGIKEGNLTSELYSDSFLSSGLTFRSGNKTLVTFGSIRKNQLKPFDISNEVFYADFDWDRLVKLAAKKPVQYTEVSKFPVVRRDLSMLIDRQMTYAQIEAIAYKTERKLLRELRLFDVYQGDKIEAGKKSYAVTFLLNDDEQTLTEKQIDKTMEKLMSALEKEAGAIIRKA, from the coding sequence ATGAAAATATCCTATAACTGGCTTAAAGAATATCTTCCGGTTACAAATTCCGTTGAAGAAACTTCTTATTTGTTGACACATTGCGGACTCGAAGTGGAGAATGTCGAGGCATTTCAATCCATGAAAGGCGGATTGGAAGGACTTTTTGTTGGTGAAGTTAAAACTTGCACTAAGCACCCCAATGCGGATAAACTCAGCCTGACTACTGTTGATACCGGTGACGGTGTTTTGCTGCCGATTGTTTGTGGCGCTCCAAACATCGCATCCGGACAGAAAGTGATTGTTGCAAAAGTAGGAGCAAAGCTTTTTCCTGTCAGCAGTGAACCGTTTGAAATAAAAAAGTCAAAAATCCGAGGAGAAGTTTCAGAAGGAATGATTTGTGCCGAAGATGAAATCGGTCTCGGAACTTCACATGCAGGTGTAATGGTCTTACCTGAAAACACCAGAGTTGGTATGACTGCAGCTGAGTTTTTCAAGGTGGAAAATGATCTTGTTCTGGAAATCGGACTTACTCCCAATCGCGCGGATGCTGCTTCACATTTTGGTGTTGCACGCGATCTGCATGCTGTGTTAATGAATAAGGCGATTGATACGAAACAAAGTGTTCCGGATATCATACGTCCTACTGTTAATCAATTTTCGATCGACAATAAAAATCTTCCCATCGCTGTTGAAGTCGCGGATGCGGAGGCTTGCCCGCGTTATTCCGGAATCACCATTAGTGGCGTGAAGGTGCAGGAAAGTCCTGACTGGCTAAAGAACAGATTAAAGTCAATAGGTGTTGGTCCGATCAACAACATCGTGGACATCACAAATTATGTGCTACACGAATGCGGGCAACCATTGCACGCATTTGATGCTGCTGAAATCAAAGGAGGAAAAGTAATTGTTCGTTCCGCAAAGGAAGGGGAGAAGTTTGTTACCCTTGATAACGTGGAACGAACTCTTGTTCCGGGAAACCTGATGATATGTAATGCTGAAAATGCAATGTGTATTGCCGGTGTGTTCGGAGGAATCGGTTCGGGTATCAAAGAGTCTACCACTTCGGTGTTTCTTGAAAGTGCGTATTTCAATCCTGCATCGGTGAGAAAAACAAGCAAGCATCATGGTTTGAAAACCGATGCTTCTTTCCGTTTTGAACGAGGTACTGATCCGGAAATAACCATTTATGCATTGAAACGTGCAGCCTTATTAATCAAAGAAATTGCCGGTGGAAAGATCAGTTCTGATATCGTGGATATTTACCCGACTCCGGTGAAGCCACATGAAATTAATCTCAACCTGGATTATCTGGATCGTTTTTCCGGTGATTCATTGGACAAGAGCAGAGTGAAAAAAATACTTACTGCTTTGGGTCTTGAGATTATTTCTGAAAATGAAAAGGAATTGTTGCTTCGTGTTCCAACTTACAAAGTGGATGTCACCAGACCTGTAGATGTAGTGGAAGAGATTCTCCGAGTGTACGGATACAACAACATTCCAATTCCTTCCAAGCTCAACATGTCTCTCCCGGCAATCGTCGATTTTGATCGCGACAGACTGATAAATAAAGTCAGCGATTACCTTGCCGGAAATGGTTTTAATGAAATTCTTTCCAATTCGCTTTCAAAATCACGCTACACGGAATTAGCAGGATGGAATCATGAGGAAAATGTAAAAATCATGAACCCGCTCAGTCAGGATCTTGAAATTCTGAGAAGGAACATGCTGTATACCGGTCTTGAAGCCATCGAATACAATCGTAACCGTAAGCATGCGGATTTGCAGTTGTTTGAATTCGGCAAATCGTATTCCAAAACGGAGACCGGATATTCCGAAACTTATCATCTCTCCTTATTTGCCACAGGTAAAAAAACTGAAGAAAGATGGAATGGAACTAATACGGCGCTGAGCTTTTATTTCCTTAAAGCTTATGTTGAAAATATTCTGGCTATCTGTGGAATTAAAGAGGGCAATCTGACTTCAGAGTTGTATTCAGATTCATTCTTGTCAAGCGGACTTACTTTCAGATCCGGAAATAAAACACTTGTTACTTTCGGTTCAATCCGGAAAAATCAGCTTAAGCCTTTCGATATTTCCAACGAAGTATTTTACGCTGATTTTGACTGGGATCGTTTGGTGAAACTAGCCGCGAAAAAACCGGTACAGTACACGGAGGTTTCAAAATTCCCTGTAGTCAGAAGAGATTTGTCAATGCTCATAGACAGACAAATGACGTATGCGCAGATTGAAGCCATAGCTTACAAAACCGAAAGAAAACTGCTGCGCGAGCTTCGTTTGTTCGACGTTTATCAGGGAGATAAAATCGAAGCCGGAAAGAAATCTTATGCCGTGACTTTTTTATTGAATGATGATGAACAGACGCTTACCGAAAAACAAATCGATAAGACGATGGAGAAATTGATGTCTGCTTTGGAAAAAGAAGCGGGAGCGATTATACGCAAGGCGTGA
- a CDS encoding YajQ family cyclic di-GMP-binding protein — translation MPSFDIVSKTDVQKLDNAINVASKEITTRFDFNHSKTTIELDKKTMMIHVLTENDMRMKTVEGIIIARMVKQGLDTQALDFGKEIYASGNMVKKDIKVKQGIDKDTAKKIVKIIKDSGKKVQASIMDEQVRVTGKKIDDLQEVIALMEKSPVGIPLQFDNYR, via the coding sequence ATGCCCTCCTTCGATATCGTCAGTAAAACGGATGTTCAAAAACTCGACAATGCAATTAATGTTGCCAGCAAGGAAATAACCACACGTTTTGATTTTAATCATAGCAAAACAACCATTGAGCTGGACAAAAAAACAATGATGATTCATGTGCTGACAGAAAATGATATGCGCATGAAAACAGTCGAAGGCATTATCATCGCGCGCATGGTGAAGCAAGGCTTGGATACGCAGGCATTGGATTTCGGAAAAGAGATCTATGCCTCGGGCAACATGGTAAAAAAAGATATCAAGGTAAAACAGGGTATCGATAAAGACACAGCAAAGAAGATCGTAAAAATCATCAAAGACAGCGGAAAAAAAGTTCAGGCGTCCATCATGGATGAACAGGTGCGTGTAACCGGAAAAAAGATCGACGATTTACAGGAGGTCATCGCGCTGATGGAGAAATCCCCTGTGGGAATTCCTTTGCAGTTTGATAATTATCGATGA
- a CDS encoding T9SS type A sorting domain-containing protein, with product MKKVLLFLLAFTAGFLQLSAQYRFDRNDSIPVRVGSSQLLNPWTGGINFPLMSEIDLNGDGLHDIFMYERDNNRVLTYLNNGDTSVAAWIYAPQYAKQFPPINKWAFLYDYNCDGKADLMTLSSVLPSGIAVYRNDFTIGTGLQWTLVDPFLEEQFGSITTNVFASGVSLPAFSDLDNDGDMDILGYNSVPDGRIVYHQNMSMETYGNCDSLKFVYGSGCWGNFALLIGGTNSVGCFHCPCRTAGPHVEPDGADPLEYNPSDAARRDDTISSIFPIDLDGDGDKELLVGDISSQNTLMVHNGGTPSSAEMDTEDIDFPSTDVSAFFNGFHFHAYIDLNNDGKKDLIVMPDEYENLHGLWWYKNSGTNSSPVFHFQGASFLQDNTIDVGENASPVLVDYDNDGLLDIVMGSSAYENTSLSYKTSLYLYKNSGTTTHPSFDLITNDVANISSLNYTAPLYPAFGDLDNDGDKDMILGTDDGKLQYFNNAGGAGNPSNFQLAVPNYMGIDVGGSSTPQIVDLDRDGKLDLVIGEKNGFVNYYQNIGTITSAFFSNLPTNDTLGCIIRQASGFPDGYTTPYVYDTSGKYRLMVSNMAGNVYMYGNIDNNLNGCFTLLDSVYHPAESNRIKYNLTVSGGDLNGDNLSDLIIGHATGGAHVFYMHDPFVSVQEVKNVRPSFEVFPNPATSEIRLRFYHLNPDENSSVRIFNSLGKEVYFSSALNGDLVVEISSWSAGMYLLQLNSKDASISRKLFVTGNR from the coding sequence ATGAAAAAAGTCTTACTGTTTCTCCTTGCATTTACTGCCGGATTTTTGCAATTATCGGCACAGTATCGTTTTGACAGGAATGATTCAATTCCGGTTCGGGTTGGGTCGTCACAGTTATTAAATCCCTGGACTGGTGGTATCAATTTTCCTTTGATGAGTGAAATTGATTTAAACGGAGATGGATTGCATGATATCTTCATGTATGAGCGAGACAATAATCGCGTTCTCACATACCTGAATAATGGTGATACATCGGTTGCAGCCTGGATTTATGCTCCTCAGTATGCAAAACAATTTCCTCCTATTAATAAGTGGGCTTTTTTATACGACTACAACTGCGACGGCAAAGCTGATTTGATGACTTTGTCTTCCGTATTGCCTTCGGGAATTGCTGTTTATCGGAATGATTTTACCATAGGCACCGGTTTGCAATGGACACTTGTGGATCCGTTTTTGGAGGAGCAGTTCGGGAGTATTACAACGAATGTATTTGCAAGTGGTGTGTCGTTACCTGCATTTTCTGATCTTGACAACGATGGGGATATGGACATTCTCGGGTACAATTCTGTACCTGATGGAAGAATCGTCTACCATCAGAATATGTCCATGGAGACCTATGGGAATTGTGATTCACTCAAATTTGTTTATGGATCAGGATGCTGGGGTAATTTCGCTTTGTTGATTGGCGGAACAAATTCTGTCGGTTGTTTTCATTGTCCCTGCCGTACTGCCGGTCCTCATGTTGAACCGGATGGCGCTGATCCGCTGGAATACAATCCTTCCGATGCGGCAAGAAGGGACGATACTATTTCCAGTATATTTCCGATAGATCTTGATGGTGACGGTGACAAGGAGTTGCTTGTAGGAGACATCTCTTCGCAGAACACTTTGATGGTTCATAACGGAGGAACACCATCCTCAGCCGAGATGGATACAGAGGATATTGATTTTCCCTCAACAGATGTATCTGCATTTTTTAACGGCTTTCATTTTCACGCTTACATTGATCTGAACAATGATGGTAAAAAAGATTTAATCGTTATGCCTGATGAATATGAAAATCTTCACGGCTTGTGGTGGTACAAAAATTCAGGAACAAATTCAAGTCCTGTTTTTCATTTTCAGGGCGCTTCGTTTTTGCAGGACAATACCATCGATGTAGGTGAGAATGCAAGTCCTGTATTGGTTGATTACGATAATGATGGATTGTTGGACATTGTCATGGGCTCCAGTGCGTATGAGAATACATCGCTCTCTTATAAAACAAGTTTGTATTTGTATAAAAATTCAGGAACAACTACGCACCCTTCTTTCGATTTGATTACAAATGATGTGGCGAACATCAGCTCCCTGAATTATACCGCTCCATTGTATCCGGCATTCGGTGATTTGGATAATGATGGCGACAAGGACATGATACTTGGAACAGATGACGGAAAACTGCAGTACTTCAACAATGCCGGTGGTGCAGGCAATCCTTCTAATTTCCAGTTGGCCGTTCCAAACTATATGGGAATTGATGTCGGTGGTTCAAGTACGCCGCAAATTGTCGATCTCGACCGCGACGGAAAACTTGATCTCGTTATAGGAGAGAAAAATGGTTTCGTCAATTATTATCAGAATATTGGTACAATTACCAGCGCGTTTTTTTCAAACCTACCCACCAACGATACATTGGGATGTATCATTCGCCAGGCTTCAGGTTTCCCGGATGGGTATACTACGCCATATGTTTATGATACTTCCGGAAAGTACAGACTCATGGTTTCCAACATGGCAGGGAATGTATATATGTATGGAAACATTGACAATAATCTCAATGGTTGTTTTACACTTCTTGATTCAGTATATCATCCGGCAGAATCCAACCGGATCAAATACAACCTCACAGTGAGTGGAGGAGATCTCAACGGTGATAACCTTTCCGATCTGATTATCGGTCATGCCACCGGCGGAGCACATGTTTTCTATATGCACGATCCGTTTGTTTCTGTTCAGGAAGTAAAAAATGTTCGTCCATCATTCGAGGTATTTCCAAACCCGGCTACTTCTGAAATACGTTTGCGGTTTTATCACCTCAATCCTGATGAGAATTCAAGTGTTCGAATTTTCAATAGTCTTGGAAAAGAAGTTTATTTCTCCAGTGCGCTCAATGGAGATCTTGTTGTGGAAATTTCTTCCTGGTCGGCAGGAATGTATCTGCTCCAACTGAACAGTAAGGACGCGAGTATCAGCAGGAAATTGTTTGTGACAGGAAACCGGTAA
- a CDS encoding FAD/NAD(P)-binding protein: MSPSTNQNPAHHALHVAIIGGGFCGVMTLIHLLKTARSPLHITLVHHTDLLAKGIAYDTYSDEHVLNVEARNMSAFPDEPDHFVNWCKQSDLCSSYPKEQLPFLYLPRNIYGKYLSQVYHDALLHIPNQVNLYFTHAEATDMQKEGDHYRIFCSDGTSVLAHKVVIATGNHLPGHSALNDKTIVSNPKYFPNPWTENAVLGLDGSAPVFIIGTGLTMVDVVIGLQEKKFSNKIYALSPKGFNILAHRPHHPQREILDELAPPYELEKLVQLFRKYVRKAWKHGESGETVVDAVRSKTQEIWQSLDLKDKQRFMSHVRHLWGVARHRLPGHIHNQVQDLIKEGRLEIIAGRILEVYDENNQLAIKIKRRKSQTEETLRVARVINCTGPQTDIRKFDSQLFKNLLKKEIISPDEMFLGVHATSEGQIIQKDNTPSSQLFVLGSLLKGKLWESTAVPELRKQSKNLAAILLSEN, encoded by the coding sequence ATGAGCCCTTCAACAAACCAAAACCCGGCACACCATGCACTTCACGTCGCGATTATCGGCGGAGGCTTCTGCGGTGTAATGACATTGATTCATTTATTAAAAACAGCCAGATCTCCTTTACACATCACACTGGTCCATCATACGGATCTGCTCGCCAAAGGAATTGCATACGATACTTATTCCGACGAGCATGTACTGAATGTAGAAGCAAGGAATATGAGTGCTTTTCCGGATGAGCCTGATCATTTTGTCAACTGGTGCAAACAATCCGATCTCTGTTCCTCCTATCCAAAAGAGCAGCTTCCATTTCTGTATCTGCCAAGGAATATTTATGGCAAATATCTATCGCAGGTGTATCATGATGCTTTACTGCACATTCCGAATCAGGTAAATTTATATTTCACTCACGCGGAAGCGACGGACATGCAAAAAGAAGGTGATCATTACCGGATTTTTTGCAGCGACGGAACTTCTGTACTTGCGCACAAAGTTGTGATTGCAACAGGTAACCACTTGCCCGGTCACAGCGCGTTGAACGACAAAACCATTGTTTCGAATCCAAAGTATTTTCCAAACCCCTGGACGGAAAATGCTGTTCTTGGTCTGGATGGTTCCGCACCTGTTTTCATTATCGGAACAGGTCTCACTATGGTGGACGTTGTGATTGGATTGCAGGAAAAAAAATTCAGTAATAAAATTTACGCGCTTTCACCGAAGGGATTTAATATCCTTGCTCATCGTCCGCATCATCCTCAGCGTGAAATCCTGGATGAACTCGCCCCACCCTATGAACTTGAAAAACTCGTACAACTGTTTCGCAAATATGTACGCAAAGCCTGGAAACACGGAGAAAGCGGAGAAACTGTTGTGGATGCTGTTCGTTCAAAAACGCAGGAGATCTGGCAATCATTAGACCTGAAAGATAAACAACGCTTCATGTCCCATGTACGCCATCTTTGGGGCGTCGCGCGTCACCGTTTACCCGGACATATTCATAACCAGGTCCAGGATCTGATCAAAGAAGGACGATTGGAAATTATCGCAGGAAGGATTCTGGAAGTGTATGATGAAAACAACCAGCTCGCTATTAAAATAAAACGCAGAAAGAGCCAGACAGAAGAAACGCTTCGTGTCGCGCGTGTCATCAATTGCACCGGACCTCAAACGGATATCCGCAAATTTGATTCACAACTTTTCAAAAATCTTCTGAAAAAGGAAATCATTTCTCCTGATGAAATGTTTCTCGGCGTACACGCAACTTCAGAGGGTCAGATCATTCAAAAAGACAATACTCCGTCATCACAGTTGTTCGTGCTTGGTTCTTTGTTAAAAGGAAAATTGTGGGAAAGCACAGCTGTACCTGAATTGCGCAAACAGTCGAAAAATCTAGCCGCTATTCTTCTCAGCGAAAACTAA